The bacterium region GACAAGTTTTTGTGGTTAATTCGGGAATTTTTGGTTGAAAAAAATAGTTAATTTGTGATGGAACAAAAAATTGAAATAAAGAACCTGGACCTTTTCTACGGCAGTTTCCAGGCGCTGAAGGCAGTTTCCATGCCGGTCTATGACCGGCAGATCACCGCTTTGATCGGCCCTTCCGGCTGCGGGAAATCCACCCTGCTCCGGTCGCTGAACCGGATGAACGACCTGATCTCCGAGGTCAGGATCAAGGGCCAGGCGCTGCTGGACGGGGTCAACATCTACGGCAGGAACACCGACGTGGAAGGCCTCCGGAAGAGGGTGGGAATGGTCTTTCAGCGGCCCAACCCCTTTCCGCTGTCGATCTACGATAATGTGGTCTACGGTTTAAGGGTGGCCGGGATCAGCGACAAGGACCAGCTGGACAAGACGGCAGAAAAAAGTCTTAAGGCCGCATGGCTGTGGGACCAGCTCAAGGACAAACTTCATCAGCCGGCCATCTCCCTTCCCCTGGACCAGCAGCAGCGGCTGTGCCTGGCCCGGCTGCTGGCGGTGGAGCCGGAGGTGATCCTGATGGACGAGCCATGCTCCTCCTTGGATCCCATCGCCACCGCCAAGGTGGAAGAGCTGATGCTGGAACTGAAGAAGGATTACACCATCGTCATCGTCACCCACAACATGCAGCAGGCGGCCCGGGTCTCGGATTTTTCGGGCTACATGCTGCTGGGGCAGATGATAGAGTTCGGGGAAACCAAGACGCTGTTCACCAATCCAGCGCAGAAGCTGACCGAGGACTACATCACTGGAAGGTTTGGATAACGAAGCAATCAGGTATCCTCTATCCAGTATCCTGTATTCAGTAAAACAACATAGTGAATAGCGGCTACTGGCTACTGACCACTAAATTATAAACAGCAAACATACGTTGAGGTAAAAAGATGGAACAAAGACATTTTGACAGGGAGCTATTGGAGTTGAAAGAAAAACTGCTGTTGATGGCGGCCAAGGTGGAGCAGCTGATCAAGCAGTCCATAGAGTCCCTGATGAAGAAGGATGCGGTGCTGGCCAAGTCGCTTTTTGCCCTGGACAAGGAAGTGGACAAGCTGGAGATCGAGATAGAAGAGGACGCCATCGCCTTGATCGCCCGGCACCAGCCGGCGGCCGGGGACCTGAGGTTCCTGATCGGGGCCATCAAGATCAACAACGACCTGGAGCGGATCAGCGACCACGGGGTGAACATCGCCCAGAGCGCCATCAGGCTGGCCGCCCAGCCGGAGCTGAAGCCCCTGATCGACATCCCGCGGATGGCAGAGCTTTCCATCGGCATGCTCAAAGACAGCCTGGACAGCTTCGTCAACAATGACCCGGACAAGGCCCGGGCGGTGTGCAAGAGCGACGACCAAGTGGACGACCTGAAGGACCAGATATTCAGGGAACTGCTGACCTATATGATGGAGAAGCAGGACTCCATCGGCCGGGCCATGGACCTGATCCTGGTCAGCCGGAACCTGGAAAGGGTGGCCGACCTTTCCACCAACATCAGCGAGGAGGAGATCTACATTTCCGAGGCCAAGATCGTAAAGCACAATGTACAGAAGGGGAAATGACAGGGTAATGTTTATTGAGACGGAAGCTAAAGCTTCCGTCTTTTTTATTGCTTTTTGGGATGGAATTTATTATAGTTACACTAACTCTTCGTTGGGATATACACATGCTCCCGCAACTGGAGCACGTATTACTACCGGGGGCATATAAGAATTGGACAAACAAAACATATACCTGTAGATTAAGGAGAGCAAAATGAAAGAAGCATCAGGCATAATCATTATTAAAAAATATGACGAGAATCATTTACTTTGGAAAAAAATGATTGACAATACTAAATTGATTAAGCGAATTAGCTTGAAAGATGCAGTAAGTAAGTATAAGGGTTTTGAAGGGCGGATAATAAATCTAAAACAAAACAATATTGTAAATTCTAAGTATTGCTGGTTAAATGATAACGAATTAGAATCTATTGAAAACTATTTTGCTAAGGAATTTGATGTAAAGAAGTATAATTTATTATTAATAAGTAATTACGATAGAGTTTTTAATGAGGATAATCTTAAATATTCATTTGCAGGTTATGACTATGGCATGTGTTTTAGCGAAGATAATATTTACTCATCGATATTCCATGAAGTATTGTTCGGCAATAATAATGCATTAACTGAATTTAACAATAAATTAAATAACAACTTATTATTTCCGTCTTATGAAATCGCAAAACAATATGCTTTAATACACAAAAAGTTAGAAAGTGGAAATGGTCACGTAGAATCTGACGAAGAAATGGAAATATATAAATTATGGCATTTAAAATATAAGTGAAAGCCCCAGTCAGTGCGGGGCTTTCACTAACAGTTCTTTGGAATTACAGCCTATCTACGGCACCTCCCAGGGGAACTACGAGAACATCTATGTCGCCTTGGATACCGACCAGAAGTTCGGCTCGGGAGCAGGCTACCACCACCACCATGATGATGCCAATGACCTTGATGATGATGGGCACGATCATGAAAACAAAGATGACCATCATGATGATGGCGCCCAATATTTAGCTAATGCCAATTATAAAAAAGAGCTTGACACCGGAATAATAATATGTGATAATATCAGCAAATAATAATAAATGCTGAAAATATCACACAAGGGACAAAATGAACTCCGCTCATCGTAAACCCCAAAAAAACCTTGTTCAAAAGGGTTACATAAGATATTGTGATGTCCGGAAGGAAGGTATAGATCCTGAACGGCTAGTAACCCGTGGTCAACTTATACGGGTTGATAGAGGCATTTATCGTCTACCGGATACTAAACTTTCAAAGGATAATACTTATGCCCAGTCTGCCATAAAATATCCAAAAGGTGTGCTCTGTCTGCTCTCAGCGCTTCGTTTTCATGGCTTTACGACACAGCTCCCGTGGCAGGTTTGGATGGCAATTGAGCATGATAGCGGGTTCCCGAGGAAAAGTGGTATTGCTATGAAATTTGTTTGGTTTTCAGGGAAAGTATACTCAGAGGGCGTCGAAGAGCATATTATTGATGGCGTCAAGGTGCGGGTATATAACCCCGCCAAGACGGTGGCCGATTGCTTCAAGTACCGCAACAAGATCGGCCTGGACGTAGCCCTGGAGGCCCTTAAGGAAGGGCGGCGGGCCCGCAAGTTTACTGCCGACGAACTGACCAAATACGCCCGGATAGACCGGGTGCTCAATGTGATCAAGCCTTATATGGAAGCGGTCTTTTGAGCAGGCGGGTCGCTACAGATATCGGGGCTTCGGTGCGTGACCGCCTGAAACAGAAATTCCCGGGGTTCGGATATGACTTTCAGGTACTGCTCACCCATTATGCCCTGGAGCGCCTGCTTTACCGCCTGGGCCGCTCTAAATATCGAAACCAATTCCTGCTTAAGGGAGCCCTGCTCTTCAAGGTCTGGTATGATCAACCGGTCCGCTCGTCAATGGACGCCGATCTGCTGGGAGAAGGGCCTGCCGATATCCCAAAGGTGGAGAAGATATTCTGCGACCTGTGCCGGGTATCCGTCGAGCCGGACGGGCTGGAATTTCTGCCGGACACCGTCCATGGAGAGGAGATACGCGAGAATGCGGAATATCAGGGTATAAGATTGACATTGAGCGCGGTGCTGGCCGGCGCCCGGATACACCTTCAGATCGATATCGGCTACGGTGATGCGGTGTCCCCGCAGGCCAAGACCATAAATTATCCGGTGCTGCTGGACCTCCCGGCCCCCAGCGTCAAAGCCTATACCCAATATACGGTCATTGCAGAAAAGTTCCAGACCCTCGTAGATAAGGGCCTGGCCAACAGCCGGATGAAGGATTACTACGATCTTTGGTACATATCCCGGCACAGCAAGATCGACGGCGCCACCCTGGCCAAAGCGGTAACCGCCACCTTCAAGAGAAGAAAAACAGAACTGCCAAGATCCCTGCCGGAGGGACTGGATAAAGGATTTTCATCCGATCCCGCCAAACAAAGACAATGGACTTCCTTTCTGAAAAAGAATAAGCCAAGTGAAACCCGGGAACTGGCCTCCGTTGCCATGGAGTTGATCAGTTTTCTGATGCCGGTGGTGAGAACGCTCATCGAGAAGAAACAATTTCATAAGGTTTGGCGGCCCGGGCTGGGCTGGCGGACAGCACTAGATGACAAATCAATAAAGTTATAATATAAGGCAGGCTTGCGCCTGCGAACCATATAGGGCAACTGCGGGAACAAATGCATTGCTATTA contains the following coding sequences:
- the pstB gene encoding phosphate ABC transporter ATP-binding protein PstB, with the translated sequence MEQKIEIKNLDLFYGSFQALKAVSMPVYDRQITALIGPSGCGKSTLLRSLNRMNDLISEVRIKGQALLDGVNIYGRNTDVEGLRKRVGMVFQRPNPFPLSIYDNVVYGLRVAGISDKDQLDKTAEKSLKAAWLWDQLKDKLHQPAISLPLDQQQRLCLARLLAVEPEVILMDEPCSSLDPIATAKVEELMLELKKDYTIVIVTHNMQQAARVSDFSGYMLLGQMIEFGETKTLFTNPAQKLTEDYITGRFG
- the phoU gene encoding phosphate signaling complex protein PhoU; translation: MEQRHFDRELLELKEKLLLMAAKVEQLIKQSIESLMKKDAVLAKSLFALDKEVDKLEIEIEEDAIALIARHQPAAGDLRFLIGAIKINNDLERISDHGVNIAQSAIRLAAQPELKPLIDIPRMAELSIGMLKDSLDSFVNNDPDKARAVCKSDDQVDDLKDQIFRELLTYMMEKQDSIGRAMDLILVSRNLERVADLSTNISEEEIYISEAKIVKHNVQKGK
- a CDS encoding nucleotidyl transferase AbiEii/AbiGii toxin family protein; translation: MSRRVATDIGASVRDRLKQKFPGFGYDFQVLLTHYALERLLYRLGRSKYRNQFLLKGALLFKVWYDQPVRSSMDADLLGEGPADIPKVEKIFCDLCRVSVEPDGLEFLPDTVHGEEIRENAEYQGIRLTLSAVLAGARIHLQIDIGYGDAVSPQAKTINYPVLLDLPAPSVKAYTQYTVIAEKFQTLVDKGLANSRMKDYYDLWYISRHSKIDGATLAKAVTATFKRRKTELPRSLPEGLDKGFSSDPAKQRQWTSFLKKNKPSETRELASVAMELISFLMPVVRTLIEKKQFHKVWRPGLGWRTALDDKSIKL